The Mycobacteriales bacterium region CGCCGGCGATGGAGGACATCGCCCGCCCGGAGCTGGCCCGCTACGGCGACCGGATCGACTACCGCCTGGTCGGCATCGAGGACCTCTCGCCGCTGCCGGCCGGCGCGGACGTCATCACGACCTCGCGGGCCAGCCACCACTTCGACGCGGCCACGCTGGCGCGGTTCTACACGGAGGCGGCCGCGCACCTGGCCCCCGGCGGCTGGCTGGTCAACCTCGACCACGTGCTGTCGCCCGGGGCCTGGAACCGGCGGCTGCGGGACGCCCGCAAGGCGCTGATCCCGCCGAAGAAGGAGGGCACCGGGCACAGCCATGACAAGCCGCTGCCGACCGAGGCGGAGCACCTGTCCGGACTGGCGGCGGCCGGGTTCACCGACGTCGCGATGCCGTGGCGCTCCTTCTACACGTGCCTGTTCATGGCCCGCAAGAACGGCTGAAGCTATTCCGGTCGGCCCTCGGCCGGGCCGCCGGCCTAGTCGGGGTCGGCGGCGCGGGCGAGGCGCTTGGC contains the following coding sequences:
- a CDS encoding class I SAM-dependent methyltransferase, with translation MTTSEWMDEKLAARWTAADSLKEMLVVPRRMSATIVAADRPETALVVDVGSGPGDYLATLLDAFPSARGVWTDVSPAMEDIARPELARYGDRIDYRLVGIEDLSPLPAGADVITTSRASHHFDAATLARFYTEAAAHLAPGGWLVNLDHVLSPGAWNRRLRDARKALIPPKKEGTGHSHDKPLPTEAEHLSGLAAAGFTDVAMPWRSFYTCLFMARKNG